Proteins from a single region of Oryza brachyantha chromosome 6, ObraRS2, whole genome shotgun sequence:
- the LOC102703045 gene encoding E3 ubiquitin-protein ligase Os06g0535400-like encodes MELPWLDLPFTLLTLLLATRLAYDYYGAVAATFTGSFSLQIFLFYCFARWYRNTIAARADGGAAPQVAEEDASPPVLTPLLESGGGGGGAAASLANRCFAVVFMVFVPLVIVVFERSQADVVAYALCLANIIVMVVWLSPDAAADSVSAATKSFLRLSDDEDEGSGSGSGHGEDKCCVCLAGMREGQPLRDLPRCGHRFHAKCIGKWLTAHPSCPVCRTTAAPPPLAADDDDAISPV; translated from the coding sequence atggagctCCCGTGGCTGGATCTGCCCTTCACCCTGCTGACGCTGCTGCTGGCGACGCGCCTCGCGTACGACTACTACGGCGCCGTCGCGGCCACCTTCACGGGGAGCTTCTCGCTCCAGATCTTCCTCTTCTACTGCTTCGCGCGGTGGTACCGCAACACcatcgccgcccgcgccgacggcggcgcggcaccGCAGGTAGCGGAGGAGgacgcgtcgccgccggtgctgACCCCGCTGCTGGAGtccgggggcgggggcgggggcgcggcggcgtcgctggCGAACCGGTGCTTCGCGGTGGTGTTCATGGTGTTCGTCCCGCTGGTGATCGTGGTGTTCGAGCGGAGCCAGGCCGACGTGGTGGCCTACGCGCTCTGCCTCGCCAACATCATCGTTATGGTCGTCTGGCTCtcgcccgacgccgccgcggactCCGTGTCGGCCGCCACCAAGTCGTTCCTCCGCctcagcgacgacgaggacgaaggcagcggcagcggcagcggccacGGCGAGGACAAGTGCTGCGTCTGCCTCGCCGGGATGCGGGAGGGGCAGCCGCTCCGTGACCTGCCCCGCTGCGGCCACCGCTTCCACGCCAAGTGCATCGGCAAGTGGCTCACGGCGCACCCGTCCTGCCCCGTCTGCCGGAccacggccgcgccgccgccgctcgccgccgacgacgacgacgccatcaGCCCGGTCTAG